In one Lolium rigidum isolate FL_2022 chromosome 3, APGP_CSIRO_Lrig_0.1, whole genome shotgun sequence genomic region, the following are encoded:
- the LOC124698690 gene encoding uncharacterized protein LOC124698690 gives MASPHHIAMELVDAKAGVSSSTVAVHHMFVVVLDGIETDIHEGTLHGNPGKVTVTSPGNLSADGLHSVLVRGGGGGTVAFTLCGDAAAEGVHSASFVQCGATRVDGARAVSVSRCRSVDVEQAGKVTLERCREVRLRGGGLLRATRCRRTDVESFGEVSLARCKGARADWCGSVEVEMCRVVDVSRCGAVTGDRCRVVNVSACGSVAVTHAVVKMLEEKQLQPQSQQPLSPHSSDSE, from the coding sequence ATGGCAAGCCCACATCACATCGCAATGGAGCTCGTCGACGCCAAGGCCGGCGTATCCTCCTCCACGGTCGCCGTCCACCACatgttcgtcgtcgtcctcgacgGCATCGAGACGGACATCCACGAGGGCACGCTCCACGGCAACCCCGGCAAGGTCACCGTCACCAGCCCCGGCAACCTCTCCGCCGACGGCCTCCACAGCGTCCTCGtgcgcggcggaggagggggcaCCGTCGCCTTCACCCTGTGcggcgacgccgccgccgagggCGTCCACTCCGCCTCCTTCGTCCAGTGCGGCGCCACGCGCGTCGACGGGGCGCGGGCGGTGTCCGTCTCCCGGTGCCGGTCCGTGGATGTGGAGCAGGCCGGCAAGGTCACGCTCGAGAGGTGCCGGGAGGTCCGGCTCAGAGGCGGCGGCCTGCTCCGCGCGACCCGCTGCAGGCGCACCGACGTCGAGAGCTTCGGCGAGGTGAGCCTCGCGCGCTGCAAGGGGGCGCGCGCCGACTGGTGCGGCAGCGTTGAGGTCGAGATGTGCAGGGTCGTGGACGTCAGCCGGTGCGGCGCCGTCACCGGCGACCGGTGCCGCGTCGTGAACGTCTCCGCCTGTGGCAGCGTCGCGGTCACCCACGCCGTGGTCAAGATGCTGGAGGAAAAGCAGCTGCAACCTCAATCTCAGCAACCTCTGTCTCCACATTCCAGTGACAGTGAATGA